The Juglans regia cultivar Chandler chromosome 16, Walnut 2.0, whole genome shotgun sequence nucleotide sequence CCCTTTTTGTCATCGAGTCACTTTTTGAGCATTCCCATCAGTGTCATGTTGATCGCCTCGACCTGCCAATTGGAGTGAGGATGTCCTGGGGACGAGTATCCAAACTCGACTCCCAATTCTCGGCACCAATTTCGATAATGGTTAGAGTTGAACTGTCTTTCGTTATCCGAGATGATGTTGTGTGGGATGTTGACCCTGCAAACTACTGACCTCCACAGGAACCACGTGATATTGCTTAGTGACCCACTTGCTGAAGTAGTCCACGACTACTACCACGAACTTGACTCCCCTTTCGCCCGATGGAAGCGGTCCAACCAAATCGATTTCCCACTGGGCAAACGGCCAAGATGATGTGATCCACATCAGCTTCTCAGGTGGGTAATGGGGAATTCTGGCGTATTCCTGGCACTTTTGACCTGACACTTCCGTGCATAATCCTTGGCGTCTTGCAAGTCTTAAGGCCAATAATAACCTTCTCTCATCACCTTTCCAGCTAGCTCTTGTCCACCCGAATGATTCCCGCAAATTCCCTCGTGTATTTTTGTTGTCACGTACTACGCTTCTTCTGGGAGTTGCACCTTAAAAGAGGCGCCGAGTGACCCCGCCGGTATAGGACTCCCTCGATCATTGAGTAGTGTGCCACTCTATTTTTTATCTTCCTTACCTCCTGTAGGTCTTCGAGTACCTGATTATGTTCCCTGCTCAATCTGGGGCTCCATGCCTTATCTTCATTACTTCCATTCCGACATTGGGTACTTCCACTGTCTTAGTCACCATATTTTCTGGCAAGGGGAGTTCTCCTGTCCGAACACGGCTTGTACCAACTTGTCCGCTTTCTGATTTTCTATTCTCGGCACTTGTTGAATCTGGAAGTATTTGAAGTGAGGGTGTTCAGCTTCTACCAATGCTAGATATCTCTTCAACTTCTCGCTCTTTGCAACAAACTCCCCTCGCACTTGATTCACCACCACTTGAGAATCAACCCATACTTCGATTTCAGTGGCTCCTAGAGCTCTGGCTACCTATAATCCTGAAAGCAGCGCTTCGTACTTTGCTTCGTTATTCGTTGTTTTGAATGTCAACTTAATGGCATAATTGTGCTCCTTTCCCTCGAATGCCACGATATGCATGCCCACTCCTCCTCCAGCTCGGCAAGACGAGTCGTCAATACTTGCCAGGGCTGTAGAGGACGTGCATCATTGTTCTCTGCTAGGAAACCATTGAATTCAGCAACAAAATTCGCTAATACCTGCCCCTTTATGGTGTTCATAGTGTGTAATCAACATCGAACTCACTTAGCTCCACTACCCAACTCATAAGTCGGCTTGAGGCATCTGGTCgttgtaatattttctttagaGGAGTCTCTATGAGGACTCGTACTGAGTGAGCTTGAAAGTATGGGCGCAGCTTCCGCGTAGTTACCACTAATGCAAAAGCTAACTTCTCTATACGGGGGTATCGGGCCTCGACTCCCCGATATGTTCGGCTAGTGTAGTAAACCGGCTTTTAGACCCCCCTCTTCATGTACCAATGCTGAAGAAGCCACTTGGGGAGAGACAACTAAGTACAGGGTCAACATTTCTTCGCACCGGGGTTGTGAGGTATTTCTTAAGGGCTTCGAATGCCTAATCTCACTCGTCATGCCATGTCTTTGCTTTCCGCAAGGCTTTGAAGAAAGGTAGGCATTTGTCGGTTGATCTCGAGATGAATATGTTGAGGGCGGCTACCCACTCAGCTAGCCTTTGTACTTCGTTTATACTTCGAGGTGGGGCTGATGGAAGTGGATCAATTGTAATAATAGGAAAATCCCGAGGTCATTTCCATAGGGACATGGGTGTTTCAAACACTTCAATGCCTCAAGAATTTAGTAATCAaagtacagaaaaaaaaaagtttaaaatcagACAAGTGGagaatttgttttgatatgaaagTGGTTATTGCATAATGAACTATTTACTGTCAATGAAATGTATGGTTGAGCCTGGAGGATTTCAGCTTCACAATCGTTGGAAAATTGAAGTAACTAGTAAAAATCAATGCTCAAGAAAGTAaagcaattaaaataaaacaattgtaatcataaaaatattcgagatttaaaaacaacaattaataTAGAGATAATTTAACAAACACTTGGGTTGCGGGATATTACCTTCCTCTGATTCAACATTTCACACATATTTCTGGGTACCACTCATCAATTACTAACTCAATCAAGAtgttaataatttgaaaatttggaaatacACGTTCAGAGTTCTTTATACCAAAACTTAGAAAATTCCTCATTGTAGTTACAACGAGATTTCACTTTAACATTCGACTGAAAGAAACCTTGATTACTTCAAGGTTTTGTTGTGCCTTAtgtcaacaacaaaacaaaagcaagaaaatcTTTCAAACTCTTAAATTTTAGAATCTAATTCTCAACAACAGGAAGCAtagaatatttacaaaaatccaGAAAAAATTGAGGACAAAATGATGTTTTTACCGTAACGCAAGCTTTAGATTTAGCCGATCTTCCCCTTTTTGAATGTGAAAGATCGtcacaagaaaaaagaaatgttttgaaTTTCATATCGTACCGGCCGATACATTCAAAATATACCGTTTATGTGGCGTAGCCGGTACAAAGAAGGGTATAGTTTCGTATCGGTCAGAATTTCAGCCTTTTCGGCCTGTactggccgatatttcggcctttacttgtttttttttttttttcgtttcttcaaactacaagctcattttttaaCTCTCCAATTCAAACCAGACtatctataatttatatatatttatatatatactattattttggaatataatttttatatataatttatttatatattgactattTCGAAATGGTATCCGAAACGGTCAAtggtacgatattcaaaacattgagaaaaaccctaaaatcttttgatgatttgctacagaaaataaaaacagagaaacaaacTTTTGCTCCAAATCGACACACCCTCTTTGGTATTTCTGCCCCTTTTTATACCCATTTACAGCTTCTCTTTCGCTCTTTGTGCCACTGATTCTCCTTCCTCCAGCATGCTCCCGTAACCGTTTTGCCCCTTTCcttgctttctttcttctcgATGGTTGTGTCTGAagctttcctttttttctttttcttcttattggGTCAACTTACTTGGGCCTTACTCCTGCAGTGTATACCCTTAGTTAGTTTAGATTTTATTCAAGCCCAATAACCTGAGCCCATGTTCATTCTTTTAAGgagtaaatagtcatttcacaTGCCCTAGGACTCGATACCACATTATGTTTGATGAATACTGTTTTCAACAAACAAAGCTTACTTAACTAGTGTACTAAGAGTATTAATAACAACATAATTGTTCGTTTATTAGGGTCCATGCTAAGGATGGTCTCCACCTTCTCAGGATTGGCCTCGATACCCTGCTCAAACACCATGAACACAAGAACTTTCTCGGTCCGACACCAAAAGCGCATTTTGCCAGATTCAGCTTCATTTGGTACTAGCGTAGTATTGCAAAAGCCTTCCTTAAGTCGTCTAAGTGTTAATCTAAGGTTCTAATTTTGACCAACAGGTCATCCACGTAGATCTTCATATTCTTTCCTATATGGTTTTTGAACATGTAATTGACCAGCTGCTAGTAGGTGGGCCCCACATTCTTAAGACTGAAGGGCATCGCCATATAGCAGTACTGGCCTCAGTTCATGATGAACCAAGTTTTCTCTTCGTCTTTGGGGTTCATACGGATTTGGTTATACCAAGGGATAACATTTATCCAAACAGACTGACACAAACTTAAACCGTCCCTTTTCCAACACTAAATGTACTGACACAAATAAATCCATCAACCAATTCAATTTCCCAAGATTCAAACAAAAAAGACCAATATGTCCTTATAATACACAGATGAAATACACGATAGGCACTTAAGAAAAGGATAAAAGcggtataataaaaaaaaagaaaaaaacggatgaacaaaaattactattcatcagaTAAGTGATTGACGCTTTTTATCATagaatatatagaatatatatatatatataggggtgtaaatttaaaccgggaaaccggaaaaccggaccggaccggaccgaaccggaccggttggtccggttttgaaccggtccggtccggaaccggttcctattttatgaaaaccggccggttccggtccggttccggttccgtagtttttgggaccggaccggaccggttagaaaaaaaaatataaaaattaatttatatattatacaaaatatttatatatataatatataattatatgttaaatttttatatataatatatataattatatatcatatatgaaaaaattttatattataatttataaataataacataaaatgttaatcttaaatatgaacatttgtaatttatttgatcatatgttattaatataattatatataagataatgttgttataatttataaaataaaagtttaatcttaaagataaaaatttaattgatcatatgctttaagcataatatatatattaaatttttaataatattttataataagaattaacactttattatatgttttttacatttaaaaaaaaccggaaaaccggaccggaccggaccggaaaccggtaaaaccggaagtaccggtttaggagggtaatcggggcgtaatcggttttgaaaaatacaaaaccggtacataccggttcggtcctagattttgtccaaaaccggaccggaccggaccggttacacccctatatatatatatagagagagagagagagagagagagagagagagagagagagagttattgTTTATGCATTGTACACTATAAACACAGGAGTAATACTAAGAAGCAGCGTTGCACTGCACTcctattagtttttttttttttttgtggtcaTTTTCCCATTTCTCCATCCACGTCTCCCTATCCTCGAAAGCTCTTCACTATCTTAGCCGATTTGGATTAAAATATGAGTTGAGATcgactcatctcactattattcacaaattttaacttacaaatctcactactatttaaaaactatattaacTAATCTTATCTCACAATCCAAACGgggctatctctctctctctctcctcgagaTTCAGGTTGGGTGATTTTTTTTCCATAGAGAAAGGAGCACGACCAGAAGAAAGCTGGGGGCTACAATTCGTGATGTGACATCCAAACCATATTCGCCACGTCATAGTGTACGGTGTAGAACAATTAGACCAACTgttgaatataatttctcattaacACAAACAGTGAACAATAATTATGTCTTGTAGTACTTTTTTTCTTATACTATTCCCATGAGTTTAACATTACAGCTTTGGATTGAAGTTCATTAGTACCCAATTTCAAAAGAAGAATTCTATTGATAAGTTCAGGTTgataacatatttaataagagaaataatatttgtaatagtAAGTAAGTCTTGggcacttttaaaaaaagtaaataaatttgagacCTATGtggaaaaattagtttttaataatagattccatttaaaaaaaaaaaaaaaaggagtacgCGAAACTGTCACACTTTAAGACTATATCTAAAATCACTTCCATAAATACTTatatgcataatttaatttaaaaaaaatagaaaataaattgttATATGAATTTGAGttcatatgatattaaaatagaatgattgatataaaaaataaaaaaaattatatttgcaattataGAATACATAAGTGCtgagtattttaaaaaagatatagataaaaataaaatttacattaaaaaaataattttttaactattatttttttcaaaagatacaCGTTTCACAACCCACAACTATACTAGTATTActgagaaaatttttatttattattcatataacatattctatatataattttttattttttaataattatatagtgttggaatgatgaataaaaaaatttaattaatttagtaaaattaaaaataaaatataaaaaataaataaaaataattataatatatatacttggaTTATGGAATTGCAAATACGTAGGTTAATTCATAACCATTATACCATGATTGGTGGGACATCCATGAGAAAAGTAGGTGCATAGCTTAATAACAATGGACAAAATACAAAGGACGTAATTATTGACTTGAAAAATAATTCGACCATTTTGGATAGAAAAAAGTTTTCTTCAACGAATCAACCGACCGGTCCGTGCAAGTATGCAACCGGGGGTAATCTTCacactaattaaataaaatggtaTGTTTTAATTGAACAACAGGTGATGAGACGAAGGACGCGATGGTCTTTTCCTGCGTTtcatttaaatcttatttagataataagatgatatgagatgattttaaataaaaattaaaaattaaataaaatattattttttaatattattaaaataatattttttaatattattattaatttgagattttaaaaaattaaattttaatttaaaaaaattaaattatttattatattttatataaaaatttaaaaaattataataatcataaaataagataagatgagttgaagtgaTGATTTAATccaaaatgcaaagaaaaaaggTAAAACTCTAAAATGATATATACCACTCAAAAATTAAGACTTACCACACATGGGTTTGGGAGaacaaaaattgaaatgctTCATAACATACTGTTAATCAatctaaatgatttttattCGGAATGTTTCTTTTCACTCTGTTTCAGTCCGAAAGCTTTCGAAATGGATTTGGCATTTTTCAGACTTTTGGTTTTAGTCCGATCATGAATCAAGTCATGCAGTCCTTTCTTCCTTCTGGCTTTCAGTCCTTCTTTCTTCATTCCTTATGAGTTTTACTCCGGTGTACAAAGTCACacaatctttctttcttccttttggaTTTCAgtccttcttcctttcttctgaATTCCAGTACGATGGTTTCTCGGTTTCTCGATTTTCATTTCGTTCCGTCGATATTGTCGCCTTtttgtatttgtaattttatatgatttaaaaaaaaaaatcgtaccTACTTTCGGCATGTATTCTCGGTAAAGACTAGGATTTTCATGATGAAATGGGGAATGCTACacaagaaattttgaatttcacctTTTATTCGAACGACTGGACTTCCGACGGCCGTACGTTGATCATGAGTTGGGTTTACAGTTTAGACGCAGTAAAAGTGGATTTCTTGCCACTCTCGGGCATGTTTTTCAGAAAGAAATCCAACTCCTTGACCAATATTTCCATTGCTGGGGCTGGCAAGCAAACTCCCACGGCTATCCCTTCCTCTCCCTCACTGTTCTTACAAGGAATATAGAAGCTCCCCGTTCTAGGAATACTTCTTATAAAACATTCGGCTGGTCCACCATAAGCTGGCTTGCCCCACCCAAAGTCCACCTTTCCAAACCCGGCACGTGTCACATCCGACACAACGAATGAGCCCACCACCGTTAGGAATGGCCTGCCTCTGATCACCATTAGATCTGCCACCGACCGCATATACTCCTCGTTCACTTCTTTTTTTGCCTTCCTTACCAATTCCAAAGCATAACCCAAATTAGTGTTCTCGCAGAGCTTTCCGGCAGTCGTGACTGCTGCTGGGAACGCAAAAACGTTGCCGTAGTAACCGCTCGGTAACGGAGGATTGAACTTGCCACGCGCGCTGACGAGGGACATCATGCGCACCTCCTTGTTGCGGTCGAACTGGAGTGCGATGGTGCGGCATCGCCAAAGGCATGCCATGATCACCTCAAAGGTGGTGGACTGGCTCAGGTGATGCGGCACAAACCTACGGATGGCAGACACCTCGGTACGGCCGAAAAAGAAGGAGCGGCAAGCCATGTCCTCGAGCGGGGTGATGGTGCCAGTACCCTTGGTGTCGATCACCTCGTCGTACTCGCGGTGCGTGCATGTCAAGCATGTTGGGTCCCTCGCATTTAAGAGATGTCTCTGCCATACGGGTAAGACGGAAGGGGCGCGCTGTCCTCGCGCCACCTCGCCCACGGCTGTCATGAACTGGACCAGACCAGCGGCATCGCTCATCGTGTGGTTGAGGCGTAGTGCGAAGATGAACCCGCCGCATTTGAGCCGCGTCACCTGCTAGCAAGTCATGAAGATGCCAAGACATGATCAACTTTAGGGGgggaaaactaaaaaaattcacGAGTTCCTTAGCAGAATCCCTACCTGAATAAGCAGTAATGGGCAATGAAGAACCCCTCCAGAGCCTGGAAGGTCAAAAAGAAGCTCCTCCAAGCACGGGAATGGAGGTCGAAGAGCATCACCAAACTGCTCAAGTGTAAAATCGGCA carries:
- the LOC108980779 gene encoding benzyl alcohol O-benzoyltransferase-like, which encodes MAAPSQSLVFTVRRCKPELIAPAKPTPHEFKQLSDIDDQEAFRFHVPVIQFYRHDPSMQGRDPVKVIREALAQALVFYYPFAGRLREWPGRKLVVECTSEGVVFIEADADFTLEQFGDALRPPFPCLEELLFDLPGSGGVLHCPLLLIQVTRLKCGGFIFALRLNHTMSDAAGLVQFMTAVGEVARGQRAPSVLPVWQRHLLNARDPTCLTCTHREYDEVIDTKGTGTITPLEDMACRSFFFGRTEVSAIRRFVPHHLSQSTTFEVIMACLWRCRTIALQFDRNKEVRMMSLVSARGKFNPPLPSGYYGNVFAFPAAVTTAGKLCENTNLGYALELVRKAKKEVNEEYMRSVADLMVIRGRPFLTVVGSFVVSDVTRAGFGKVDFGWGKPAYGGPAECFIRSIPRTGSFYIPCKNSEGEEGIAVGVCLPAPAMEILVKELDFFLKNMPESGKKSTFTASKL